In Streptomyces chartreusis, the following proteins share a genomic window:
- a CDS encoding PhoH family protein, giving the protein MTQTPTAHTPAQGQARAHFTVPAQHPMVTVLGSGDSLLRVIETAFPATDIHVRGNEISAVGDSAEVALVQRLFDEMMLVLRTGQPMTEDAVERSIAMLRASENGEGPEETPAEVLTQNILSSRGRTIRPKTLNQKRYVDAIDKHTIVFGIGPAGTGKTYLAMAKAVQALQSKQVNRIILTRPAVEAGERLGFLPGTLYEKIDPYLRPLYDALHDMLDPDSIPRLMAAGTIEVAPLAYMRGRTLNDAFIILDEAQNTSPEQMKMFLTRLGFDSKIVITGDVTQVDLPDGTKSGLRQVQDILDGLDDVHFSRLSSQDVVRHKLVGRIVDAYEKYDNTHGTQNGTHKGRGKAGHKGK; this is encoded by the coding sequence ATGACTCAGACACCCACAGCTCACACACCCGCGCAGGGGCAGGCGAGAGCACATTTCACCGTCCCCGCCCAGCACCCCATGGTGACCGTGCTGGGGTCCGGCGACTCCCTGCTGCGCGTGATCGAGACGGCCTTCCCGGCGACCGACATCCATGTCCGGGGCAATGAGATCAGCGCGGTCGGCGACTCCGCGGAAGTCGCCCTCGTACAGCGCCTGTTCGACGAGATGATGCTGGTGCTCCGCACCGGGCAACCGATGACGGAGGACGCAGTGGAACGCTCGATCGCCATGCTCAGAGCCAGTGAGAACGGGGAGGGTCCGGAGGAGACCCCGGCCGAGGTGCTCACCCAGAACATCCTCTCCTCCCGCGGCCGCACGATCCGCCCCAAGACCCTCAACCAGAAGCGCTATGTCGACGCCATCGACAAGCACACGATCGTCTTCGGCATCGGCCCCGCCGGCACGGGCAAGACCTACCTCGCCATGGCCAAGGCCGTCCAGGCCCTGCAGTCGAAGCAGGTCAACCGCATCATCCTGACCCGTCCCGCGGTGGAGGCGGGCGAGCGGCTCGGCTTCCTGCCCGGCACGCTCTACGAGAAGATCGACCCGTACCTGCGCCCGCTGTACGACGCGCTGCACGACATGCTCGACCCGGACTCCATCCCCAGGCTGATGGCCGCCGGGACCATCGAGGTCGCGCCGCTCGCGTACATGCGCGGTCGCACGCTGAACGACGCCTTCATCATTCTGGACGAGGCCCAGAACACGAGCCCCGAGCAGATGAAGATGTTCCTCACCCGCCTCGGCTTCGACTCGAAGATAGTCATCACCGGTGACGTGACCCAGGTCGACCTCCCGGACGGCACCAAGTCCGGTCTGCGGCAGGTGCAGGACATCCTGGACGGCCTGGACGACGTCCACTTCTCCCGGCTGTCGTCGCAGGATGTCGTCCGGCACAAGCTGGTCGGCCGTATCGTCGACGCCTACGAGAAGTACGACAACACGCACGGCACCCAGAACGGCACGCACAAGGGCCGCGGCAAGGCCGGGCACAAGGGGAAGTAG
- the ybeY gene encoding rRNA maturation RNase YbeY yields the protein MSIDVNNESGTEVDEQAILDIARYALARMRIHPLSELSVIVVDADAMEQLHIQWMDLPGPTDVMSFPMDELRPPSKDDDEPPQGLLGDIVLCPEVAAKQGTEAPTQHTMDEELQLLTVHGVLHLLGYDHEEPDEKAEMFGLQAAIVDGWRAEKGLTGPSPAPTVS from the coding sequence ATGTCGATCGACGTCAACAACGAGTCCGGCACCGAGGTCGATGAGCAGGCGATCCTCGACATCGCCCGCTACGCGCTCGCGCGGATGCGCATCCACCCGCTCTCCGAGCTCTCGGTGATCGTCGTGGACGCCGACGCCATGGAGCAGCTCCACATCCAGTGGATGGACCTGCCGGGGCCCACGGATGTCATGTCCTTCCCGATGGACGAGCTGCGCCCGCCGTCGAAGGACGACGACGAGCCCCCGCAGGGGCTGCTCGGCGACATCGTGCTCTGCCCCGAGGTCGCCGCCAAGCAGGGAACCGAGGCGCCCACGCAGCACACCATGGACGAGGAGCTCCAGCTGCTCACCGTCCACGGTGTGCTGCACCTCCTCGGGTACGACCACGAGGAGCCCGACGAGAAGGCCGAGATGTTCGGTCTCCAGGCGGCCATCGTGGACGGCTGGCGTGCGGAGAAGGGCCTGACCGGTCCTTCCCCGGCCCCGACCGTGTCATGA
- the era gene encoding GTPase Era, whose translation MGAMSVRHQSSEPSEAPHRAGFACFVGRPNAGKSTLTNALVGQKVAITANQPQTTRHTVRGIVHRPDAQLILVDTPGLHKPRTLLGERLNDIVRTTWAEVDVIGFCLPANEKLGPGDRFIAKELASIKKTPKIAIVTKTDLVDSKTLAEQLIAIDQLGKELGFEWAEIVPVSAVGDKQVGLLADLIVPLLPEGPALYPEGDLTDEPEQVMIAELIREAALEGVRDELPHSIAVVVEEMLPREDRPADKPLLDIHAFVYIERPSQKGIIIGPKGKRLKDVGIKSRKQIEALLGTPVFLDLHVKVAKDWQRDPRQLRKLGF comes from the coding sequence ATGGGCGCCATGAGCGTTCGCCATCAGTCATCCGAGCCGTCCGAGGCCCCCCACCGCGCCGGCTTCGCCTGCTTCGTGGGCCGCCCCAACGCGGGCAAGTCCACCCTCACGAACGCTCTGGTCGGCCAGAAGGTGGCGATCACCGCGAACCAGCCGCAGACCACGCGGCACACGGTGCGGGGCATCGTGCACCGGCCCGACGCCCAGCTGATCCTGGTCGACACCCCCGGTCTGCACAAGCCGCGCACGCTGCTCGGCGAGCGGCTGAACGACATCGTCCGTACGACCTGGGCCGAGGTCGACGTGATCGGCTTCTGCCTGCCGGCGAACGAGAAGCTCGGCCCCGGTGACCGGTTCATCGCGAAGGAGCTGGCGTCGATCAAGAAGACGCCGAAGATCGCGATCGTCACGAAGACCGACCTGGTGGACTCGAAGACCCTGGCCGAGCAGCTGATCGCGATCGACCAGCTCGGCAAGGAGCTCGGCTTCGAGTGGGCCGAGATCGTGCCCGTCTCGGCGGTCGGCGACAAGCAGGTGGGCCTGCTGGCCGACCTGATCGTCCCGCTGCTGCCGGAGGGGCCCGCGCTCTACCCCGAGGGCGACCTCACCGACGAGCCCGAGCAGGTCATGATCGCGGAGCTGATCCGGGAGGCCGCGCTGGAGGGCGTCCGCGACGAGCTGCCGCACTCCATCGCCGTCGTGGTCGAGGAGATGCTGCCCCGTGAGGACCGCCCCGCCGACAAGCCCCTGCTCGACATCCACGCCTTCGTCTACATCGAGCGCCCCAGCCAGAAGGGCATCATCATCGGCCCCAAGGGCAAGCGCCTGAAGGACGTCGGCATCAAGTCCCGCAAGCAGATCGAGGCGCTCCTCGGCACTCCGGTCTTCCTGGACCTCCACGTCAAGGTGGCCAAGGACTGGCAGCGCGACCCCCGCCAGCTGCGCAAGCTGGGCTTCTGA
- a CDS encoding hemolysin family protein yields MSLALVSGAIALVVVAWLAACAEAGLARVSSFRAEEAVRSGRRGSEKLALVAADPTRYLNVALLVRVACEMAAAALVTYACLQEFDSTTQALLVAIAVMVLVSYVAVGVSPRTIGRQHPLNTATAAAYILLPLARVMGPIPYLLILIGNALTPGKGFRRGPFASEAELRALVDLAEKESLIEDDERRMVHSVFELGDTLVREVMVPRTDLVVIERYKTIRQALTLALRSGFSRIPVVGESEDDVVGMVYLKDLTRKTHISRDAESELVSTAMRPAFFVPDTKNAGDLLREMQKERNHVAVVIDEYGGTAGIVTIEDILEEIVGEITDEYDRELPPVEELGEDRYRVTARLDITDLGELYGLDEYDDEDVETVGGLLAKALGRVPIAGASSVVELPDGRTLRLTAEAAAGRRNKIVTVLVEPVGPLVPPEEEKESE; encoded by the coding sequence ATGAGTCTCGCCCTCGTCTCCGGCGCCATCGCCCTGGTGGTCGTCGCCTGGCTCGCCGCCTGCGCGGAGGCGGGCCTGGCGCGCGTCTCCAGCTTCCGTGCCGAGGAGGCCGTACGCAGCGGGCGGCGCGGGAGCGAGAAGCTCGCGCTCGTCGCCGCCGACCCGACGCGCTATCTGAACGTGGCGCTGCTGGTGCGCGTGGCCTGCGAGATGGCCGCCGCCGCGCTGGTCACGTACGCCTGTCTTCAGGAGTTCGACAGCACCACCCAGGCGCTGCTGGTCGCCATAGCCGTCATGGTCCTGGTGTCGTACGTCGCCGTCGGGGTCTCCCCGCGCACCATCGGCCGCCAGCACCCGCTGAACACGGCGACGGCGGCGGCGTACATCCTGCTGCCGCTGGCCCGCGTCATGGGCCCGATCCCCTATCTGCTGATCCTCATCGGCAACGCGCTGACCCCCGGCAAGGGCTTCCGGCGCGGCCCGTTCGCCTCCGAGGCGGAGCTGCGCGCACTGGTCGACCTCGCCGAGAAGGAGTCGCTGATCGAGGACGACGAGCGCCGCATGGTGCACTCGGTCTTCGAGCTCGGCGACACCCTCGTGCGCGAGGTCATGGTCCCGCGCACCGACCTCGTCGTCATCGAGCGCTACAAGACCATCCGCCAGGCCCTCACCCTCGCCCTGCGCTCCGGTTTCTCACGGATCCCGGTGGTCGGGGAGAGCGAGGACGACGTGGTCGGGATGGTGTACCTGAAGGACCTCACCCGCAAGACGCACATCTCCCGGGACGCGGAGAGCGAGCTGGTGTCGACGGCGATGCGGCCCGCGTTCTTCGTGCCCGACACCAAGAACGCCGGTGACCTGCTGCGCGAGATGCAGAAGGAGCGCAACCACGTCGCCGTGGTCATCGACGAGTACGGCGGCACCGCCGGCATCGTGACCATCGAGGACATCCTCGAGGAGATCGTCGGCGAGATCACCGACGAGTACGACCGTGAGCTGCCGCCGGTGGAGGAGCTGGGCGAGGACCGCTACCGCGTCACCGCCCGCCTGGACATCACCGACCTGGGCGAGCTGTACGGCCTCGACGAGTACGACGACGAGGACGTGGAGACGGTCGGCGGGCTGCTGGCGAAGGCGCTGGGCCGGGTCCCGATCGCCGGGGCGTCGTCGGTGGTCGAGCTGCCCGACGGCCGCACGCTGCGGCTGACCGCGGAGGCCGCGGCCGGCCGCCGGAACAAGATCGTGACCGTGCTCGTCGAGCCGGTGGGTCCCCTCGTGCCCCCGGAGGAGGAGAAGGAGTCCGAGTGA